The Pelmatolapia mariae isolate MD_Pm_ZW linkage group LG10_11, Pm_UMD_F_2, whole genome shotgun sequence genome includes a region encoding these proteins:
- the rps14 gene encoding 40S ribosomal protein S14 has protein sequence MAPRKGKEKKEEQVISLGPQVAEGENVFGVCHIFASFNDTFVHVTDLSGKETICRVTGGMKVKADRDESSPYAAMLAAQDVAQRCKELGITALHIKLRATGGNRTKTPGPGAQSALRALARSGMKIGRIEDVTPIPSDSTRRKGGRRGRRL, from the exons ATGGCTCCTCGTAAAGggaaggagaagaaggaggagcAGGTGATCAGCCTGGGTCCTCAGGTGGCCGAGGGCGAGAACGTCTTCGGCGTCTGCCACATCTTCGCTTCCTTCAACGACACCTTCGTCCACGTCACCGACCTCTCCGGAAA GGAAACGATCTGCCGTGTGACCGGTGGGATGAAGGTGAAGGCGGACAGAGACGAGTCTTCTCCGTACGCCGCCATGTTGGCGGCTCAGGACGTCGCTCAGCGCTGCAAAGAGCTCGGCATCACAGCGCTGCACATCAAGTTGAGGGCCACCGGGGGCAACAG GACAAAGACTCCTGGTCCTGGAGCCCAGTCTGCTCTCAGAGCTCTGGCTCGTTCCGGCATGAAGATCGGACGCATCG AGGACGTCACGCCGATCCCGTCAGACTCGACCAGGAGGAAGGGCGGTCGCCGCGGTCGCCGTCTGTAA
- the LOC134635821 gene encoding hepatitis A virus cellular receptor 1 homolog: MAAVVLLLLLLSVCECDSVEVKGHTGQDVILPCKYDRKYHGALSVCWQRGELPTRGCSNQLISTDGLRVETRAPSRYQLLGRLEDGDVSLTIMNLTEGDAGRYGCKVEIPGPFNDEKHHIDLTVVDDLSGTTAPHILTTITTVVGQTGSDVTATDLMTTQTQTAVRITAVQQVDHLEIFIRNSARLTFIIFIPALLTAAHRVWRRGQRLKTDSRLSQSEEEESPA, translated from the exons ATGGCGGCCGTGgtgctgctcctgctcctgctctcAG tctGTGAATGTGACAGtgtggaggtcaaaggtcacacaggTCAGGACGTCATTCTGCCCTGTAAATATGACAGGAAATATCACGGCGCTCTGTCAGTGTGCTGGCAGCGAGGAGAACTACCGACCAGAGGCTGCTCCAATCAGCTGATCTCCACAGATGGGCTCAGAGTGGAAACCAGAGCTCCCAGCAGGTATCAGCTGCTGGGCCGACTGGAGGACGGAGACGTCTCTCTGACCATCATGAACCTCACAGAGGGAGACGCTGGACGATACGGCTGCAAGGTGGAGATACCCGGGCCGTTCAACGACGAGAAGCATCACATCGATCTGACTGTTGTTGACGACCTGAGCGGCACCACAG CTCCTCACATCTTAACCACCATCACCACCGTGGTgggacaaacaggaagtgatgtcacagcCACAGACTTGATGACGACGCAGACTCAGACTGCG GTGAGGATCACGGCTGTGCAGCAGGTAGACCACCTGGAGatcttcatcaggaactcagcGAGACTGaccttcatcatcttcatccCTGCTCTGCTGACTGCAGCTCACa gagtttggaggcgtggtcagAGACTGAAGACTGACAGcaggctcagccaatcagaggaggaggagagtccTGCGTGA